The Allorhodopirellula heiligendammensis genome includes a window with the following:
- a CDS encoding efflux RND transporter permease subunit: protein MAEPNTDSISKPVGLVTRMFYWWADRPLAQAFVLVSMSTIAMIGYLQPSLILDWVASADSAVEDPSPQTKHRRGLPGPTGLKGAAAKVEPFQVAGGECVLVARSDDFFTAAGLTAMRSVASELSALPQVRSVLWLDDIPDFNVFGLSGTLLPSSHASARQLEATREQVLRNPLAVGQLISPDGKTLLLHLELDWFFVTNDDAATIEIREQAERAVQQVGGVDIDFQLTGPVPLHLMTVENHVANSRQYQLYGYAIMLLSALFLFRGLAAVLLVAVAPAMGVFWTMGMLHFFDLQDNPFNDIIVPILISLVGLTDAVHLMVEIRSQRAAGRSVRDATRQGIARVGLACVLTSLTTAIGFISLTFAHHEIVQDFGWCCVLGVAMTLVSVLTVIPLGCRSPLGRRLHVGLGKSMIDGQLKRIDPLVGWVLRHDRVVAGAAIVATAVLALISLNLQPDEKRYSGLSESAEAAQALRHLDQSLGGLEFGFVSVNWSEQADEGDLLVVLQEVDDALRQESLIGHPLGLHQLLAALPGDGDAAERMTLLELLPQSLKRAFYQPEGRSAWVQFRVQDLGIAAYGEVFPRIESRLNEVMGEYPGYSLALEGDAPWRWRNVYRIVTDLATSLGTASIVIWLVLTVVYRSIRIGLISIVPNLFPLAATGTLLVLSGQHLELVTVCVFTICIGIAVDDTIHFLTRYQEEQQLGGDHEDVIRRAFTGVGSALLMTTIVLVAGMLTAVVADARDARLFGIMGCLTLTTALFADVVLLPALLSRFSRPRSSRKSSRCNAKPGNISPLDS, encoded by the coding sequence ATGGCCGAGCCAAACACGGACAGCATTTCCAAGCCGGTTGGATTGGTCACGCGGATGTTTTATTGGTGGGCGGACCGGCCTCTCGCGCAAGCGTTCGTGCTGGTGTCCATGTCGACGATCGCAATGATTGGATACCTCCAACCATCGCTGATCTTGGACTGGGTCGCGTCGGCCGATTCAGCGGTGGAGGATCCGTCGCCACAAACAAAGCATCGGCGGGGGCTGCCAGGGCCGACCGGCCTGAAGGGAGCCGCAGCAAAGGTTGAGCCGTTTCAGGTCGCCGGTGGGGAATGTGTCTTGGTCGCACGCAGCGACGATTTCTTTACCGCCGCTGGACTCACGGCGATGCGCAGCGTCGCGAGCGAATTGTCTGCCCTGCCACAGGTTCGCAGCGTCCTGTGGCTGGACGATATTCCGGACTTCAATGTATTCGGCCTCTCGGGCACATTGCTGCCGAGTTCGCATGCTTCGGCGCGGCAATTGGAAGCGACCCGCGAACAAGTGTTGAGAAATCCGCTGGCGGTAGGCCAGTTGATTTCTCCGGACGGAAAAACGCTCCTGCTGCACCTGGAGCTCGATTGGTTCTTCGTCACCAACGATGATGCGGCAACCATTGAGATCCGCGAGCAAGCCGAGCGAGCGGTGCAACAGGTAGGTGGGGTTGATATTGATTTTCAACTGACCGGTCCCGTGCCGTTGCATTTAATGACAGTGGAAAACCACGTCGCCAATTCACGCCAGTATCAGTTGTATGGCTATGCCATCATGTTGCTGTCGGCGCTGTTCCTGTTTCGCGGGCTCGCTGCTGTCTTGCTCGTGGCGGTGGCCCCCGCGATGGGGGTGTTCTGGACAATGGGAATGCTGCATTTCTTTGATTTGCAAGACAACCCCTTCAACGACATCATCGTCCCCATTCTGATCAGCTTGGTGGGCCTGACCGATGCAGTGCATTTGATGGTTGAGATCCGCAGCCAACGGGCTGCCGGACGAAGTGTTCGAGATGCGACACGGCAAGGAATTGCTCGCGTCGGGCTAGCCTGTGTGCTGACGAGTCTGACTACGGCGATCGGTTTTATCTCGCTCACCTTCGCCCATCATGAGATCGTCCAGGACTTCGGCTGGTGCTGCGTGTTGGGCGTGGCAATGACGCTTGTCAGTGTGCTCACGGTGATTCCCCTAGGATGTCGCTCGCCTCTGGGCCGTCGGTTGCACGTTGGCCTGGGAAAAAGCATGATCGACGGGCAGTTAAAACGAATCGACCCGCTGGTGGGCTGGGTGCTGCGGCATGACCGCGTCGTGGCTGGGGCAGCCATCGTCGCGACAGCGGTTTTGGCACTGATTTCGCTGAACTTACAGCCCGACGAGAAGAGGTATAGCGGGCTGAGTGAATCCGCTGAGGCGGCCCAGGCTCTTCGACATCTCGATCAGTCCTTGGGCGGTCTTGAGTTCGGATTCGTTTCCGTGAACTGGAGTGAACAGGCAGATGAGGGCGATCTGCTGGTGGTGTTGCAGGAGGTCGATGATGCGTTGCGCCAGGAGTCGTTGATTGGTCATCCACTGGGGCTGCACCAATTGCTGGCGGCGTTGCCCGGCGATGGGGATGCAGCGGAGCGGATGACGCTCTTGGAGTTGCTACCGCAGTCACTCAAGCGAGCATTTTATCAACCGGAAGGTCGATCTGCGTGGGTGCAGTTTCGAGTTCAAGACCTAGGGATTGCAGCGTATGGAGAGGTGTTTCCTCGCATCGAGTCGCGTTTGAACGAGGTCATGGGCGAATATCCTGGCTACTCGCTCGCGCTCGAAGGCGACGCGCCGTGGCGGTGGCGAAATGTTTATCGAATCGTGACTGATTTAGCGACCAGTTTGGGAACGGCGTCCATCGTCATTTGGCTGGTGCTGACGGTAGTGTATCGTTCGATTCGAATCGGATTGATCTCGATCGTTCCAAACCTCTTTCCGTTGGCGGCAACCGGCACACTGCTGGTGCTCAGCGGACAGCATTTGGAATTGGTGACGGTGTGCGTGTTCACGATTTGCATTGGGATCGCGGTCGACGACACAATTCACTTTTTGACTCGCTACCAAGAGGAACAGCAACTCGGTGGCGATCATGAGGACGTGATCCGGCGTGCCTTTACTGGGGTGGGGTCAGCACTTTTGATGACCACGATCGTGTTGGTGGCCGGGATGCTGACGGCGGTAGTGGCGGATGCTCGCGACGCGCGGCTATTCGGAATCATGGGCTGCCTAACGCTCACGACGGCTCTGTTCGCCGATGTGGTGCTCCTGCCGGCACTGCTGAGCCGTTTTAGTAGGCCCCGTTCCTCGCGAAAATCATCGAGATGCAACGCAAAACCCGGCAATATCAGTCCACTCGATTCATGA
- a CDS encoding DUF11 domain-containing protein has product MTKTNTWRSASAVLAIAAASCLAGNGHAEETIRTGDGLLSLTADMPEEVRAGEEFTYSVKVSNTSDNVTLHNIKLKQLNAKGFTVDSTSIASKQSESNSDSKSKDDSKSKNNGKSNSKGRMSIAALKPGESKTIIVKASADEEGELRSCLAIVNYTPAICLTSRVIKPELTLTKTAPKQADRCELIKLEYTVKNGGSGDVGAFVVTDTLGKGLATIEGDDTLKFDVDGLAAGDSRKFVARVYASKPGSFSSRAVANVKDSELKSRSKETTTDVIAADLNVKVQGPNRLYGEKLAKFTAHVTNTGNTAANDVSVNVYWPEACDMVDFSKPSMQASEQSSSNGNEQKQGEPTMAKKDGSASSKASAKESDKSDIAMSDRTLSIGRLDAGQTAVFEYAIRTNDVKTLPTKVVARYVCSVDAAEGEANAKSEAVATAMTRVEIVRLPALQLVVLDDQDPVAKNSNVVYTIRVWNEGDAADSDVAVKAELPEGLEFVSAEGPSENSVDGSTITFKPMKTMKPGARADYKVTAKCTGDGDVRFSAMLTSKSLKKEVTGEEPTRLFDQAAK; this is encoded by the coding sequence ATGACTAAGACAAACACATGGCGGTCCGCATCAGCGGTTCTTGCAATAGCGGCTGCATCCTGCCTGGCGGGCAACGGACACGCCGAGGAAACGATCCGCACGGGTGATGGGTTGCTATCGCTTACCGCGGACATGCCGGAAGAAGTTCGCGCAGGTGAGGAGTTCACGTACAGCGTGAAGGTTTCCAATACCTCCGACAACGTGACCCTGCACAACATCAAGTTAAAGCAGTTGAACGCGAAAGGCTTCACCGTTGACTCAACGTCGATTGCATCCAAGCAGTCTGAGTCAAACAGCGACAGCAAAAGCAAAGACGACAGCAAGAGCAAGAATAACGGCAAGAGCAACAGCAAGGGTAGAATGTCGATCGCCGCCCTGAAGCCAGGTGAGAGCAAGACAATCATCGTCAAGGCGTCTGCTGACGAAGAGGGCGAGCTACGAAGCTGTCTCGCAATCGTCAACTACACGCCAGCAATTTGTTTGACTAGTCGAGTCATCAAACCCGAACTCACGCTGACCAAGACTGCACCCAAGCAAGCCGATCGATGTGAGCTGATCAAGCTTGAATACACGGTCAAGAATGGCGGCAGCGGTGACGTCGGTGCGTTTGTCGTTACCGATACGCTCGGTAAGGGATTGGCCACAATCGAAGGCGACGATACCTTGAAGTTCGATGTCGATGGCCTCGCCGCGGGCGACTCGCGCAAGTTTGTCGCTCGAGTCTACGCCAGCAAGCCGGGTTCGTTCAGCAGCCGAGCGGTTGCAAATGTGAAGGACAGCGAGCTGAAGTCGCGTAGCAAAGAAACGACAACTGATGTCATCGCCGCAGACTTGAACGTAAAGGTACAAGGTCCGAATCGGTTATATGGTGAGAAGCTTGCCAAGTTCACCGCGCATGTAACCAACACCGGCAATACGGCCGCCAATGATGTTAGCGTCAACGTTTACTGGCCCGAAGCGTGCGATATGGTTGATTTCAGTAAACCAAGCATGCAGGCGTCCGAACAATCGTCAAGTAACGGCAACGAGCAGAAGCAAGGTGAGCCGACAATGGCCAAGAAAGATGGCAGTGCCAGTAGCAAGGCGTCTGCCAAGGAAAGCGACAAATCGGATATCGCCATGAGCGACAGGACCCTGTCGATTGGGCGCTTAGACGCTGGTCAAACCGCGGTCTTTGAATACGCCATTCGAACCAACGATGTCAAGACCCTGCCGACCAAGGTGGTTGCGCGTTATGTCTGCAGCGTCGATGCTGCAGAAGGCGAGGCGAACGCCAAAAGTGAAGCGGTTGCCACCGCGATGACGCGAGTGGAAATTGTACGTCTACCTGCCCTGCAATTGGTGGTGCTCGACGACCAAGATCCCGTTGCCAAGAACTCGAACGTCGTCTACACAATTCGCGTGTGGAACGAGGGCGACGCGGCAGACAGTGACGTTGCTGTGAAGGCCGAACTGCCCGAAGGACTTGAATTCGTCAGTGCCGAGGGCCCGAGCGAAAACAGTGTTGATGGTTCAACGATCACGTTCAAACCGATGAAGACAATGAAACCTGGTGCTCGTGCCGACTACAAAGTCACTGCGAAATGCACCGGTGATGGCGATGTGCGTTTCTCCGCAATGTTGACCAGCAAATCATTGAAGAAAGAAGTGACCGGCGAAGAACCGACTCGGCTGTTCGATCAAGCTGCAAAATAG
- a CDS encoding baeRF3 domain-containing protein, translating into MTTESNETTFAALKPGDLKELASVSAAPCVSIMMGTHRSGRETQQGPIRLKNLLKEASEKLRTAGHDESILDGLASKTSESNFWQHQGEGLAIYLTTDDCRMFRLNRRVDEHVCVGKTFFVQPLIRESNAGGEYFVLSLSWDEASLYRATGDSLTPVETAALPAKFEELVLPRDPEESLQNTSHRSVGNTPGTSTAMFHGQGEGESKIEADRNQYLSLIGDEVAAAVYNTGLPLLVVATSEVTGHFEATTKVHVDAKVDGSPSEWSGDELREQAHKAIAPQLKADHDEFGERFGTALANSQGSDNLDDVLQAAKNGRVDSLMVCTRGEYCDQTNQAVVETLRNGGDVLQCRHEAMPGNDTVACAIFRF; encoded by the coding sequence ATGACTACCGAATCCAACGAAACTACTTTTGCGGCGCTCAAGCCTGGCGATTTGAAAGAACTGGCTTCCGTATCCGCCGCCCCCTGTGTCTCCATCATGATGGGTACACACCGCAGCGGTCGCGAGACTCAACAAGGCCCGATTCGTCTGAAGAACTTGTTAAAGGAGGCGAGTGAGAAACTCAGAACGGCTGGTCATGATGAGAGCATCCTGGACGGTCTCGCGTCAAAAACCAGCGAGAGCAATTTTTGGCAGCATCAAGGGGAAGGCCTAGCAATCTACTTAACGACGGACGATTGCCGCATGTTTCGACTCAATCGCCGCGTCGATGAGCACGTTTGCGTTGGCAAAACTTTCTTCGTTCAGCCGCTGATTCGCGAATCCAATGCAGGTGGCGAATACTTCGTTCTTTCGCTCTCGTGGGATGAGGCCAGCCTGTATCGAGCTACCGGCGATTCTCTTACTCCCGTTGAAACCGCTGCATTACCAGCCAAGTTCGAGGAACTGGTCTTGCCGCGTGATCCGGAGGAGAGCCTGCAAAACACGAGTCATCGCAGCGTCGGCAACACTCCGGGTACATCGACGGCGATGTTCCATGGCCAAGGGGAGGGTGAGAGCAAAATCGAAGCTGACCGCAATCAATACCTGTCTCTCATCGGCGATGAAGTGGCCGCGGCAGTCTACAATACCGGCCTGCCGTTGCTGGTGGTTGCCACCAGTGAAGTGACAGGGCATTTCGAGGCAACGACCAAGGTTCACGTCGACGCCAAGGTCGATGGCAGCCCTTCAGAATGGAGTGGTGACGAACTGCGAGAGCAGGCTCACAAGGCCATCGCACCTCAATTGAAAGCCGATCATGACGAGTTCGGTGAACGATTTGGTACTGCCCTGGCCAACTCCCAAGGATCCGACAATTTGGACGACGTGTTGCAGGCGGCGAAGAATGGACGTGTCGATTCTTTAATGGTCTGCACCCGTGGTGAGTATTGCGATCAAACCAATCAAGCCGTGGTTGAAACGCTTCGAAATGGCGGTGATGTGCTGCAATGCCGTCACGAAGCGATGCCGGGAAACGACACAGTGGCCTGCGCCATTTTCCGTTTCTGA
- a CDS encoding DUF1559 domain-containing protein, with protein MRFQKPKHAFTLVELLVVIAIIGVLVGLLLPAVQAAREAARRMSCSNNFKQIGLGMHNYHASFDKLPTSRGGTSRVYGTIAQAIQTAGSPGGPYGGNNRNNLSALVPLLPFIEQQALWQQISNPFQVLDPATPVQFYSSMGPNPEMGLSAHQTARYDPWMTTVASYRCPSDPGTGLPAQGRTNYGVCIGDALGQQNTGGVNETGQANPTEYPRAVKANRGMFRSRVAMGFRDVLDGLANTIAAGEFNTDLGDRSVTTQAIDDASFSATIINNPSLCTTAADIDPTRPSFWKGNSSNFAGAAEIQRGMKWACGFPVFTTITTITPPNSPICSTGGSTWQPGSYSPSSRHQGGAHILMGDGAVRFITDSIESGNQQAGNIWYNGTGDRAPGSPSPYGLWGALGTRASRETVSEF; from the coding sequence ATGAGATTCCAGAAACCCAAACACGCATTCACGCTGGTGGAATTGCTGGTAGTGATTGCCATTATTGGCGTATTGGTGGGACTACTGCTCCCCGCCGTCCAAGCCGCGCGCGAAGCGGCGCGACGAATGAGCTGCAGCAACAACTTCAAGCAAATCGGGCTTGGCATGCATAATTATCATGCCTCGTTCGACAAGCTCCCGACCAGTCGAGGAGGCACCTCGCGGGTCTACGGCACCATCGCCCAAGCGATCCAGACAGCAGGTTCCCCGGGCGGCCCGTACGGCGGAAACAATCGAAACAATTTGAGCGCCCTGGTGCCGCTGTTACCATTCATCGAACAACAAGCTCTGTGGCAGCAAATCAGCAATCCCTTTCAGGTGCTCGACCCTGCGACGCCCGTGCAGTTTTACAGTTCCATGGGACCGAACCCAGAAATGGGTTTGAGCGCCCATCAAACCGCGCGCTACGATCCCTGGATGACGACGGTTGCCAGTTATCGCTGCCCGAGCGACCCAGGCACCGGCCTGCCAGCCCAAGGCCGGACGAATTATGGCGTCTGCATTGGCGATGCGTTGGGCCAACAAAACACCGGTGGTGTTAACGAAACCGGTCAAGCGAACCCAACCGAATATCCACGAGCGGTCAAGGCAAACCGTGGCATGTTCCGCTCGCGCGTGGCGATGGGATTTCGTGACGTACTCGACGGATTAGCCAATACGATCGCCGCAGGCGAGTTCAATACGGATCTCGGTGACCGCAGCGTCACCACGCAAGCGATCGATGATGCTTCGTTTTCCGCGACGATCATCAACAACCCTTCCCTGTGCACCACGGCGGCGGATATCGACCCCACTCGTCCCAGTTTCTGGAAAGGCAATTCAAGCAACTTCGCGGGTGCGGCCGAAATCCAACGCGGCATGAAATGGGCCTGCGGGTTCCCCGTCTTCACCACGATCACCACAATCACACCCCCGAACTCGCCGATTTGCAGTACCGGTGGCAGCACGTGGCAACCTGGTAGCTACAGCCCCAGCAGCCGCCATCAAGGCGGGGCTCATATCCTCATGGGTGATGGAGCCGTGAGGTTCATTACCGATTCGATCGAGTCGGGGAACCAACAAGCCGGCAACATTTGGTACAATGGCACAGGTGATCGAGCACCGGGATCACCCAGTCCCTACGGGTTATGGGGCGCGTTGGGCACCCGGGCGAGCCGGGAAACGGTGAGCGAGTTCTAG
- a CDS encoding redoxin domain-containing protein, protein MNIHSRLSYYAGVLVLLCLFSVSAVQAAKPISLLQWMLRDGEGQSIILPPSDYTVVCFLGTECPLARLYGPRLQRLADAFGDKGVTFLGVDSNAQDSPAEITAYARELGITFPIAKDADQSVLVELDAERTPEVFIIDAAGRVLYQGRIDDQYKPGLARAEPTQHDLRDAIEALLAGNPVAQAETPGVGCLITRIPQQRPAHAEQATVTFTADVAPILNQHCVECHRDSEIAPFALTDYDEVVGWGQMMLEVIDQKRMPPWHADPRIGHFVGERRMPADARDTIAAWIAQGMVEGDPGDLPPTPKWHGGWHLASDPDMEIAMRDRPFRVPSDDVVDYQYYVVDPGWKEDRWIRAAQVVPGDASVVHHAIVFVRSPDGSDSRGIGWLGAYVPGQRTAMLPPGHARRIPAGSKLVFQMHYTPNGRQTEDISRVGVWFADPDEVTHEVFTRVAIDHDFEIPPRVEDYEVGISLDGFGPESRLLGATPHMHLRGKSFQLRARLANGTQEDLLHVPHYDFNWQHYYQFAEPLKLDAIESLDMIVTFDNSTANPANPAPDDYVTWGDQTWEEMAIAFFDVARPLKGSQPAVDRQASSSSQAERSNTESVESSEQRLVAQRAIDRRTQTFLNQMDQNGDGQVQREETPLTFQRFGFKQMDRNRDGVLDHDEVAAAAAER, encoded by the coding sequence ATGAATATCCACTCACGCCTCTCTTATTATGCTGGCGTTCTCGTGTTGCTGTGCTTGTTTAGCGTATCAGCAGTGCAGGCGGCGAAGCCGATTTCGCTGTTGCAATGGATGCTCCGCGATGGCGAGGGGCAGTCAATCATACTGCCACCGAGCGACTATACCGTGGTTTGCTTTCTTGGTACCGAGTGTCCGTTAGCACGTCTGTATGGTCCGCGACTGCAACGATTGGCCGACGCGTTCGGCGACAAAGGTGTGACGTTCTTAGGAGTCGATAGTAATGCGCAAGACTCTCCGGCTGAAATCACGGCTTACGCCCGTGAGCTGGGGATTACGTTTCCGATTGCGAAGGACGCCGATCAATCGGTGCTGGTCGAATTGGACGCTGAGCGGACTCCAGAAGTGTTCATCATCGACGCCGCTGGCCGGGTCCTCTATCAGGGTCGCATTGATGATCAATACAAACCCGGATTGGCGCGAGCGGAACCGACTCAGCATGACTTACGGGACGCAATCGAGGCGCTGCTCGCTGGCAATCCGGTCGCCCAAGCGGAGACACCGGGCGTCGGCTGTCTGATCACTCGGATCCCGCAGCAGCGTCCGGCGCATGCCGAGCAGGCGACCGTAACGTTCACTGCCGACGTGGCACCGATCCTGAACCAGCACTGCGTTGAATGCCACCGTGATAGTGAGATCGCTCCATTCGCGTTGACCGATTATGACGAGGTGGTGGGTTGGGGCCAAATGATGCTGGAGGTCATCGATCAGAAACGTATGCCGCCCTGGCACGCCGATCCCCGCATCGGCCATTTCGTCGGGGAGCGGCGGATGCCCGCGGATGCCCGTGACACGATCGCAGCTTGGATCGCTCAGGGCATGGTGGAAGGCGATCCGGGCGACCTGCCGCCGACGCCAAAATGGCACGGCGGTTGGCACCTTGCGAGCGATCCCGATATGGAGATTGCAATGCGAGACCGACCTTTTCGAGTCCCGTCCGATGATGTTGTCGATTACCAATATTACGTCGTCGATCCTGGCTGGAAGGAGGATCGGTGGATTCGAGCAGCTCAGGTTGTTCCGGGTGACGCCAGTGTCGTTCATCACGCGATCGTGTTTGTGCGGTCACCCGATGGCAGCGATTCGCGTGGCATTGGATGGCTCGGTGCCTACGTTCCTGGTCAGCGAACGGCGATGTTGCCGCCTGGCCACGCCCGCCGCATCCCTGCTGGGTCGAAATTGGTTTTCCAGATGCACTACACACCCAACGGCCGCCAGACCGAGGATATTTCTCGGGTCGGTGTATGGTTTGCGGATCCAGATGAAGTGACCCACGAGGTCTTCACGCGGGTTGCGATCGATCACGACTTTGAGATTCCGCCGCGAGTGGAAGACTACGAGGTCGGCATCTCCCTCGATGGGTTCGGTCCTGAGAGTCGACTACTCGGCGCGACCCCACACATGCACCTGCGTGGAAAGTCGTTCCAATTGAGGGCACGTCTTGCCAACGGCACCCAGGAAGATCTGCTGCATGTACCTCATTACGATTTCAATTGGCAGCACTACTATCAGTTCGCTGAGCCGCTGAAGCTCGATGCGATTGAGTCTTTGGACATGATCGTGACGTTCGACAACTCGACGGCCAACCCCGCCAATCCAGCACCGGACGACTACGTTACGTGGGGCGATCAAACGTGGGAAGAGATGGCCATCGCGTTCTTCGATGTCGCCCGCCCGCTCAAAGGGAGCCAGCCCGCCGTCGATAGGCAGGCCTCGTCGAGCTCCCAGGCCGAGAGAAGCAATACTGAGTCAGTCGAGAGTTCGGAGCAACGGTTGGTTGCTCAGCGTGCGATCGATCGTCGCACACAGACATTTTTGAATCAGATGGACCAAAATGGCGATGGTCAAGTGCAGCGGGAGGAGACCCCGTTGACCTTTCAAAGGTTCGGCTTTAAGCAAATGGACCGTAATCGCGACGGTGTTTTGGATCACGATGAAGTCGCTGCTGCGGCAGCGGAGCGGTAA
- a CDS encoding sigma-54-dependent transcriptional regulator: MPSLLVIDDDRLVCALTRKSLGSIADVETAATAAEGLEKLRAGDFDAVLLDIQLPDQNGLAVYCEIREHDRRIPVIFMTIEAASNTAIEAMQLGAFDYIAKPLAVDPLRDLVEKAIEQRQISSVPVAISADDENSDTSAELFIGRSPAMLDVFKAIGKVAKQDVPILVRGESGTGKELVARALYQYSRRSDEIFLAVNCAALPDNLLESELFGHEKGAFTGAESRRIGKFEQCNGGTLFLDEIGDMAPSVQAKVLRVLQDQRFERVGGNKELKTDVRIIAATNRPLERMVEDGDYREDLLYRLNGVTIELPPLRDRLSDVPSLIQFFLSRAKREFSKPDLEGLSPDAVDLLTAYDWPGNVRQLRAVIRRCVLDTVMPVITPDGLPREVTGVTARNRATTATQAAVAGAGLPVLVRELLDKGSTNLYAEATQYMERYVIAEVLRETNGNQSQAAEILGITRGKLRDRITSFRIVLKNDVEVEAGA, from the coding sequence CCGAAGGGCTGGAAAAGTTACGAGCCGGGGATTTCGATGCGGTGCTGTTGGATATTCAATTGCCGGACCAAAATGGTTTAGCAGTCTACTGTGAGATCCGCGAGCACGACCGGCGGATCCCTGTCATTTTCATGACGATCGAAGCAGCCAGCAACACGGCCATTGAGGCCATGCAGCTCGGCGCGTTCGACTACATTGCGAAGCCACTCGCGGTCGATCCGCTACGAGATTTGGTCGAAAAGGCCATCGAACAGCGTCAAATTAGCAGCGTTCCGGTAGCAATTTCCGCTGACGATGAAAACTCCGACACGAGTGCTGAGCTGTTCATCGGTCGCTCACCGGCCATGCTTGACGTCTTCAAAGCGATTGGGAAGGTCGCTAAACAGGATGTACCAATTTTGGTTCGTGGCGAAAGCGGGACCGGCAAGGAACTGGTCGCGCGGGCGCTCTATCAGTACAGTCGCCGGAGCGACGAGATTTTTCTCGCCGTCAACTGTGCCGCACTGCCGGACAACCTGCTCGAAAGCGAGCTGTTCGGCCATGAGAAGGGGGCGTTCACCGGTGCCGAGTCACGGCGAATCGGCAAGTTTGAGCAATGCAACGGCGGCACTCTCTTCTTAGACGAAATCGGTGACATGGCTCCATCGGTGCAGGCGAAAGTGCTGCGGGTGTTGCAGGACCAACGGTTCGAGCGAGTCGGGGGTAACAAAGAGCTGAAGACCGACGTGCGAATTATCGCCGCCACCAATCGCCCGCTCGAGCGAATGGTCGAAGATGGTGACTATCGCGAGGACCTTTTGTATCGACTCAACGGAGTGACGATCGAGCTTCCTCCACTCCGTGATCGGCTCAGTGATGTGCCGTCGTTGATCCAGTTTTTCCTCAGTCGTGCAAAACGCGAGTTCAGTAAACCTGACTTGGAAGGGCTGTCGCCCGATGCCGTTGATCTGCTAACTGCCTACGACTGGCCGGGCAACGTCCGGCAACTTCGAGCCGTCATTCGTCGCTGTGTCTTGGACACGGTGATGCCGGTGATCACTCCCGATGGTTTACCCCGTGAGGTCACGGGGGTGACCGCCCGCAATCGCGCGACGACGGCGACCCAGGCCGCGGTTGCCGGTGCCGGTTTACCAGTTTTGGTACGAGAATTGTTAGATAAAGGATCAACCAACCTCTATGCCGAGGCGACTCAGTACATGGAACGCTACGTGATCGCAGAAGTTCTGCGTGAAACCAATGGCAACCAAAGTCAAGCGGCAGAGATTTTGGGAATCACTCGCGGCAAACTGCGAGACCGCATTACGTCGTTTCGAATCGTTCTAAAAAATGATGTCGAAGTGGAGGCTGGCGCATGA
- a CDS encoding CheR family methyltransferase: MSARSLGNTMGRQSLGLASRQVDLLITVTNFFRDAMVFERLERQILPELLKRKAAGDNIRAWSVGCATGEEAYSLAMLLIEATSAMDSPQNLQVFASDLHEQSLAKAREGFYPGDIESDVNPERLKRFFERESGGYRIRKEVRELVVFAPHNLLGDPPFSKLDLIVCRNVMIYLQRDVQRDVIDLFHYSLLPDGVLVLGTSETIDSGDLFHVDEKKLSIYRRRNVPAPEPRLPVFPLSRSRRTRGQDVPIVASLPEYRTLHQAIIERCGPPSVLVSPDDKLVHLTELAGRFLSVPGGEITQNIFKLIREELRMELRAVIHDARKRSAVQHSRAISITCDTRSMSRWLRKPGEDGSRSFSL; this comes from the coding sequence ATGTCAGCCCGGTCGCTAGGAAACACGATGGGCCGACAGTCGTTGGGATTGGCGTCTCGGCAGGTGGACCTGCTGATCACGGTCACCAACTTCTTTCGTGACGCGATGGTATTCGAGCGGCTCGAGAGGCAGATCCTCCCCGAACTGCTCAAGCGAAAAGCGGCGGGGGACAACATCCGTGCATGGAGCGTGGGTTGCGCCACCGGTGAAGAGGCCTATTCGCTGGCAATGCTATTGATCGAAGCCACTTCAGCGATGGACTCGCCGCAAAATTTGCAAGTATTTGCCTCGGACCTGCACGAGCAATCACTTGCCAAGGCGCGAGAGGGATTCTATCCAGGCGATATCGAATCGGATGTTAACCCGGAGCGATTAAAGCGATTCTTTGAGCGCGAAAGCGGCGGTTACCGAATTCGCAAAGAGGTCCGCGAATTGGTCGTTTTCGCACCACACAATTTGTTGGGAGATCCACCATTCTCGAAACTTGATTTGATCGTTTGTCGAAATGTGATGATCTATTTACAACGTGATGTGCAGCGGGATGTGATCGATCTGTTTCACTACTCGCTGCTTCCTGATGGCGTCCTGGTGCTAGGCACTTCAGAGACGATCGACTCTGGCGATTTGTTTCACGTCGATGAAAAGAAACTTTCGATCTATCGCCGTCGGAACGTCCCCGCACCCGAGCCACGGTTGCCGGTGTTTCCGCTCAGCCGCTCGCGGCGGACTCGAGGACAGGACGTTCCCATTGTCGCGTCACTGCCGGAATACCGCACGCTGCACCAAGCGATCATCGAACGCTGCGGTCCACCGAGTGTGCTAGTCAGTCCCGATGACAAGTTAGTGCACCTGACGGAGTTGGCGGGCCGGTTCCTCAGCGTGCCTGGTGGGGAAATCACGCAAAATATATTCAAGTTGATCCGCGAGGAACTGCGGATGGAGCTGCGTGCGGTCATTCATGACGCTCGCAAACGGTCGGCGGTGCAACACAGTCGCGCGATTTCGATAACCTGCGACACTCGAAGCATGAGCCGTTGGTTAAGAAAGCCAGGTGAGGACGGTTCGCGATCTTTCAGCTTGTAG